Part of the Halorhabdus utahensis DSM 12940 genome, CTTGCCGTCGCCGCGTCCGCCAGCAGCACCCTCGATGAGTCCCGGGACGTCGAGCAACTGGATGTTCGCGCCGTTGTACTGGAGCATCCCGGGATTGACGTCGAGCGTGGTGAAATCGTAGGAACCGACGTCGCTGTCGGCGTTGGTCAGCGCGTTGATGAGCGTGGACTTGCCGACGCTCGGGAACCCGACCAGCGCGACTGTCGCATCGCCGGTCTTCTCGACGGCGTAGCCCTCGCCGCCGCCCGAACTCGATTGGCGCTTCTCGAACTCCTCTTTCTTCTCGGCGAGTTTGGCTTTCAACCGGCCGATATGCTCCTCCGTGGATTTGTTGTAGGGCGTGGATGCTATCTCTTCTTCGAGTTCCTCGATCTCCGCTTGCAGCCCCATTACCCGACTCTCTGCCGTCACGACTCAAAAACGCTTCCGTCCGCGTCGCGAACTATCGCCCGGACGTGAGCGGGAGACTTCGATACACTCATCCGACGGCAGACAGAGAATTGACTCAATGGCAACCGCGTCTCGCCTCCGGGACAGCACGCAGATCCTGCTCCCGGCCGACGACATCGACGGGCTCGGTGGGGCCCTCTCGGATCGGTTTACCGTCACCATCCGTGACGAAGGATCACAGTTCCGTATCATCGGCAGTCCCGTCGAGATCAAGCAGGCGAGTGCGTTTCTGGCCCGAAACGGCATCGCCATCGAGTGACGCTGTCACGGGCCAGTCAGGTGGGGTGGGTTTTCCCATATCAGCTACTGCATGGGCTTTCGGGCAAATTCCAACCTAGCGACGGATAGCTCTGGCCGGTGACGTGGGGCCAAGGGCCGGGATGGAAAAACAATTCTTAAATCCACGCCGACGGACATCCG contains:
- a CDS encoding VNG_1110C family protein is translated as MATASRLRDSTQILLPADDIDGLGGALSDRFTVTIRDEGSQFRIIGSPVEIKQASAFLARNGIAIE